A single genomic interval of Lathyrus oleraceus cultivar Zhongwan6 chromosome 7, CAAS_Psat_ZW6_1.0, whole genome shotgun sequence harbors:
- the LOC127106646 gene encoding cytochrome c-type biogenesis protein CcmE homolog, mitochondrial — translation MATALALRFRSNLTRTASLLISSLHPPQFKPSPPLFSSFSLTPSTPLDSTSWFSLSTHRFLSTARRQPTSRPKKTIDIAARARQLQAKRLWTYGLSFATFAGFIVVVLNNFQDQLVFYVTPTDAIEKFRTNPTKAKFRLGGLVLEGSVVYPSSSPGVEFVITDLITDIVVRHEGSLPDLFREGHSVVAEGFVKPFTDEIKKDNSLKKVSAKARSGEYYFSATEVLAKHDEKYMPKEVAASIEKNKKILEEANAVPEVKPNIPS, via the coding sequence ATGGCTACTGCACTCGCTCTCAGATTCAGATCCAATCTAACCCGCACCGCCTCACTCCTCATCTCCTCTCTCCATCCACCACAATTCAAACCCTCGCCGCCACTCTTCTCTTCCTTCTCACTCACCCCTTCCACCCCCCTCGATTCCACCTCCTGGTTCTCCCTCTCAACCCACCGCTTCCTCTCCACCGCACGCCGCCAGCCTACATCGCGGCCTAAGAAAACCATCGACATCGCCGCACGCGCTCGACAGCTCCAAGCCAAGCGTCTGTGGACCTACGGACTCTCATTCGCGACGTTCGCCGGTTTCATCGTCGTCGTTCTAAACAACTTTCAGGATCAATTAGTCTTTTACGTCACTCCAACCGACGCAATAGAGAAATTCCGAACTAACCCTACCAAAGCCAAGTTTCGATTAGGCGGTTTGGTTCTCGAAGGAAGCGTTGTGTATCCATCTTCTTCTCCAGGTGTGGAATTCGTGATCACCGATTTGATTACCGATATCGTTGTTCGCCATGAAGGCTCTTTGCCTGATTTGTTCAGGGAAGGACACTCTGTTGTTGCTGAAGGGTTTGTGAAGCCTTTCACAGATGAAATCAAAAAAGATAATTCTTTGAAGAAAGTTTCTGCGAAGGCTAGGAGTGGAGAGTATTATTTTTCTGCTACTGAAGTTCTTGCAAAGCATGATGAGAAATATATGCCTAAAGAGGTTGCTGCTTCAATTGAGAAGAATAAAAAGATTCTTGAGGAAGCTAATGCTGTGCCTGAAGTGAAACCTAACATCCCTTCATAA